Genomic window (Flavobacterium oreochromis):
TGTATGCTAAGGCTTTATATTCTTGAGTTCTAATGTGTTTGATCATTGTAGTAGTATTTTAGGACAAAAGTAGTTGATAAAATCATATCTCTATTTATATTTTTTAAAAAATTAACGCTTTTTTGTAAGCGATAGGAACCTTATCTTTGTGTGCTAAATTTAAAAATTATGGAAGAGTGTATTTCAGTATTTGATATGTTAAAGATAGGAGTTGGACCTTCAAGTTCACACACTTTAGGACCTTGGCGTGCAGCTGAACGATTTTTAAATGAGATTAGAGAAGCAAACATTCTTAATAAAATAAGTAAGATACAAGTTGATTTATATGGATCTCTTTCATTAACAGGAGTAGGACATGCAACGGATTTAGCAGTAATGTTAGGTCTTAGTGGGCAAGATCCTGAATATATTCCAGTTCAAGATATTGAAGGTATAATTCATCATATTAATAATTCTAATGAATTAAAATTAGCAAATGAACTTGTTGTAAAATTTAATCCTCAAACAGATATCATTTTTAATAAAAACTTTTTAGCTTTTCATGCTAATGGATTGACTTTTACGGCTTTTTATGAGGATATAAAATATGAATCAACCTTTTATTCTATAGGAGGAGGATTCGTAGTAAAAGAGGAAAGAGAATCCGCTAAAGAAAAGGAAGAAGTAAAAAAATCTTTTCCATACCCCATTAATTATGCAACGGAATTATTAAATTATTGTCAGGAACAAAATCGGAAAATTTCTGAAATAGTGTATGATAATGAAAAATCAATTCGTTCTGAAGATCAAATTCACTCTGAATTATTAAGAGTTTGGAATACGATGTTAGAATGTATGTATATTGGTTGTCATACAGAAGGTATCTTACCAGGAGGATTGAATGTAAGAAGAAGAGCTTTTGATATGCACCAAAATTTGATTGGTGTAGCACACTATAATTCACCACAAGAATGGTTAGAAACGATACGTAAAACAGAGGTGAAATTTAGACAAATACTTAAATGGGTTTCTTGTTTTGCTTTAGCAGTTAATGAAGTAAATGCTTCTTTAGGACGCGTAGTTACAGCACCTACAAATGGCAGCTCAGGAGTAATACCCGCTGTGTTAATGTATTATATGGTAATAGAAAACCACCAAGCGAATGAAGATCAAATTAAACAATTTTTGATGGTAGCAGGTGAAATAGGCTCTATTTTTAAAAAGGGGGCTACAATTTCAGCCGCTATGGGTGGATGTCAAGCTGAAATTGGAGTTTCTTCAGCTATGGCTGCTGGTGCTCTGTGTGAAGTAATGGGAGGAACGCCAGAGCAGGTTTTAATGGCTGCTGAAATAGCAATGGAACATCATTTAGGACTTACTTGTGATCCTATTGGAGGTCTTGTTCAAATTCCTTGTATTGAGCGTAATACAATGGGGGCTATTAAAGCAATAAATGCAGCAGAATTAGCACTAGAAACAGATCCTAAAAATGCAAAAGTACCTTTAGATAAAGTAGTAAATACTATGTGGGAAACCGCTAAAGATATGAATAATAAATACAAAGAAACTTCCGAAGGAGGATTAGCTATAGCTGTAAATATGGCAGATTGCTAAAAATTTATCTAACTTATTAAATAGTAAAAGAGACTCATCATAAGGTTAGTCTCTTTTTTTTATCTTTGACTTTCTAAAAAAATATATACTAATGGATCTTTTAATTCAAAAAATAATAAAACAAGAAAATGTTACTTTTGAAGAAGTAATTGCGCATATTGATGCTAATTATGTGTTTACTCCAACAGCTTTCAAAAATGGGAACCAGTTAAATGAAGAAGGTCAAAATAATGGTTCTTGCAAAATATTTTTTTCGCTCTTTTACATCAACTAGATAAAGAACAAACACTACAACTTTTTGGTAAGTTTTATCAAGATGTATTAGACACACCAGATGCTATTGATCATCAAAATATTCGAAATTTTATGGAATTTGGATGGGATGAAATTAAATTTGAAAAAGATCCTCTTCAATTAATTTAAGAGTAAAAGAGCATAGTAATTTTTCTAGTATAGAATTTTAAACATAATAAATGCCTATACCTAATTACTATAATGTCCTTTTTATTTAAAACATAAACAAATCTAGTTTTGATATAACATCATAAGTATAATTTTATGCGTTGGACTCTACAATCTAAGCCAAATCAAGAAAAAATACAAGCCTTACAAGAAGCCCTACAAGTAAATTCTATAGTAGCGACACTTTTAATACAACGAGGAATAGAAACATTTGATCAGGCTAAGAAGTTTTTTAGACCTTCTTTGTCTGACTTACATGATCCTTATCTCATGAAGGATATGGATAAGGCTGTAGAACGAATAGAAAAGGCAATACTCAGAAATGAAAATATTTTAGTTTTTGGTGATTATGATGTAGATGGTACAACTGCCGTTTCCTTAGTTTCTTCTTATTTAAAAAGTTTTTATCCCTACGTGGCTACTTATATTCCAGATCGTTATACAGAAGGATATGGTGTGTCTTACCAAGGGATAGATTTTGCAGAGGATAATGATTTTAGTTTAATTATTGCTTTAGATTGTGGTATTAAATCTATTGATCATGTCTCATATGCTAGTCAAAAAGGAATTGATTTCATTATCTGTGATCACCACAGACCAGGATCTAATTTACCTGATGCAATAGCTGTTTTAGATCCTAAAAGAGAAGATTGTTTTTATCCTTATAAAGAGTTATGTGGTTGTGGTGTTGGATTTAAATTAATACAAGCATTAGCTTCTAATCGGGGGGCAAACAATAGAAGATTTAGTACCGTATTTAGATTTAGTAGCTACTGCTATTGGGGCAGATATAGTACCCATAACAGGAGAAAATAGAGTTTTAGCTAAGTTTGGTCTTGAGGTAATTAATAGTTCTCCTAGACCAGGAATACAAGCTTTGATTTTAAATTTAAAGAAAAAAGAATTAACCATTTCAGATGTAGTATTTATTATTGCTCCGAGAATAAATGCAGCTGGAAGGATTAAGCACGGAAATTATGCTGTGGCATTGTTAACAGAATTTGATTTGTTACAAGCTTCTCAATGTGCAGCAGATATAGAAATTTTTAATTCTAATAGGAAAGATTTAGATAAACAAATAACAGAAGAAGCACTTGATCAGATACTTAAAAATCAAGAAATAGATCGTTTTTCTACTGTAGTTTATAATGAAAATTGGCATAAAGGAGTAATAGGTATTGTGGCATCTCGCTTAGTAGAAAATTATTATCGACCAACCATAGTTTTTACTAAAAGTGGAGACAAGTTAGCTGCTTCAGCACGATCTGTAAAAGATTTTGATATTTATAATGCTTTAGAAGCTTGTTCTGATCACCTTGAGCAGTTTGGTGGACATATGTATGCTGCAGGTATGACTCTGAAAGAAGAAAATTATAAGGCTTTTAAAACAGCTTTTGAAAAGACTGTTAAAGAATCCATTCATCCAGATTTATTAACTCGAGAAATTAGTATAGACGCTGAAATTCAGTTAGCTGATATAACGCCTAAGTTAATGCGTATTTTAAAACAATTTGAGCCTTTTGGTCCTGAAAATATGACACCTGTTTTTATGTCTAGATCTATTTATGATACAGGTTATGGTAAAGCAGTAGGACAAAATGAAGAGCACCTTCGCCTTTTTGTTAAACAAAATAAGAGCGATAGCTTTAGTGCAATAGGTTTTGGAATTGGTAAAAAAAATGCCCTTACTAATCATTTAAGAAGATTTGATGCTGTATATTCTATAGAAGAAAATGAATGGAATGGTACCGTTTCTTTACAACTTCGATTACGTGATTTAAGATAATGAGAATCATAATTAAATATTTTATAAATTTTAAGGAAGATCACTCAATAAATAAATAAAAGATTTTGGCATTTTACGTTTTTTGGCTTATCCAATTTAATTATTTGATTTTGATTAAGTTTTAAATTGTTATTTATTTAAAGAGATAGTTTAGAAAAAAAGAAAATAAGTTCTGTGAGCAAAAATTTAGATAGGAAACACAAAATGGGTTATTCATTAACCCGATTTTCTTTTTGATACATCAAAAAGAATTTATTTAATTGTCTTGTAATGTTAGAAAATTTGATCTTTTAGAAAAAGTTAAAATTAGTTATAATAAATAATTTGATAGAGGAATAGAATTAAGGTAAATAAAAAATAGTTTTTAATTTTTTATATCAAGGAAACATAATTAATAAATTAATATACAGTGTCAAAAGTACAGAAAAAGGATCCTTATTCGTCCTTAAAAATTAAAGAGTTTAGATGGTTTTTAGCTATGCGATTAGCAATTGTACTAGCATGGTCTATGCAGTTTATTATTGTAGAATGGGAAGTATATAAGATAACAAAGGATCCTTGGTCATTAGGACTTATAGGTTTAATGGAAGTAATTCCTGCTATTACATTAGCTTTATTTGCAGGACATATAGTGGATAAAAATGAAAAAAGGAAAATGCTATTAGGTTGTTATACAGGACTATTTGTCCTTTCATTTTTATTAACGAATTTAATAAGCCCTTTTTTTACTAGTACAAAAATTCTTTATGGCATTTATGTTTTGGTCTTTTTAGGAGGAGTAGCCAGAGCTTTTATTTTTCCTTCCATATTTAGTTTATTAGGATTAATAGTACCTAATTCTGAAAAATCTAATGCGGCAGCTTGGAGTAGTTCTACTTGGCAAATTTCAGCTACGATTGGACCTGCATTAGCTGGTTTTTTAATAGGATGGATAGGGGTTTATGGAGCTATGTGGATTGTATTACTATGTATACTAATAGGCTTACTAGCACTTTTTCAAATAGCCCCTAAACCAATTTTAAATGCGCAAAAAAAGAAACAGTCTATGAAAGTTTAAAGGAAGGATTAGTTTTTGTTTTTAGTAATAAGACAATTTTAAATGCTATATCCTTAGATATGTTTGCTGTTCTTTTTGGTGGTGCAGTAGCATTGTTACCCATTTTTGCAACAGATATATTAAAAGTAGGATCCGAGGGATTTGGAATATTAAGAGCTGCTCCTGCTATAGGAGGACTTATTACGATGTTATTAGCAACTCATTTTGATTTAAATCATCGAGCAGGGAAAAAATTATTATGGGCTATTTTTGGTTTTGGAATTTGTATCATAGTTTTTGGTTTATCTACTCATTTTTGGTTGTCTGTTATTGCATTATTCTTAAGTGGTGTTACAGATGGCATTTCAGTAGTTATTCGATCGACTATACTTCAATTGTATACTCCAGATACAATGCGT
Coding sequences:
- a CDS encoding L-serine ammonia-lyase, whose protein sequence is MEECISVFDMLKIGVGPSSSHTLGPWRAAERFLNEIREANILNKISKIQVDLYGSLSLTGVGHATDLAVMLGLSGQDPEYIPVQDIEGIIHHINNSNELKLANELVVKFNPQTDIIFNKNFLAFHANGLTFTAFYEDIKYESTFYSIGGGFVVKEERESAKEKEEVKKSFPYPINYATELLNYCQEQNRKISEIVYDNEKSIRSEDQIHSELLRVWNTMLECMYIGCHTEGILPGGLNVRRRAFDMHQNLIGVAHYNSPQEWLETIRKTEVKFRQILKWVSCFALAVNEVNASLGRVVTAPTNGSSGVIPAVLMYYMVIENHQANEDQIKQFLMVAGEIGSIFKKGATISAAMGGCQAEIGVSSAMAAGALCEVMGGTPEQVLMAAEIAMEHHLGLTCDPIGGLVQIPCIERNTMGAIKAINAAELALETDPKNAKVPLDKVVNTMWETAKDMNNKYKETSEGGLAIAVNMADC